One window of Nymphaea colorata isolate Beijing-Zhang1983 chromosome 11, ASM883128v2, whole genome shotgun sequence genomic DNA carries:
- the LOC116264875 gene encoding UMP-CMP kinase 3 isoform X3, whose translation MIQNMIKEGKIVPSEVTIKLLARAMKEDKNDKFLIDGFPRNEENRSAFERVTNIKPEFVLFFECPEEEMERRLLSRNQGREDDNIETIRKRFKVFLESSLPVIEYYTSLGKVFKIDAGRPKEKVFEDLECIFSPYSLKGKVNVENNVEDCADEVKQIHLV comes from the exons ATGATACAGAACATGATAAAGGAAGGTAAAATTGTTCCCTCAGAGGTCACAATTAAGCTCCTAGCACGAGCAATGAAGGAagacaaaaatgacaaatttcTTATTGATGGCTTCCCTCGCAATGAAGAGAACcgttctgcctttgagagagtG ACCAACATCAAACCAGAATTTGTATTGTTCTTTGAATGTCCTGAAGAAGAGATGGAGAGGAGGCTTTTAAGCAGAAACCAG GGAAGAGAAGATGACAACATTGAGACAATACGAAAGCGGTTCAAAGTTTTCTTAGAATCTAGTTTACCAGTAATTGAGTACTATACCTCACTTGGGAAGGTCTTCAAG ATTGATGCTGGAAGGCCCAAAGAGAAGGTTTTTGAGGATCTCGAGTGTATTTTTAGCCCATACAGTTTGAAG GGAAAAGTCAATGTTGAGAACAATGTTGAGGACTGTGCCGATGAGGTTAAGCAAATCCATCTAGTCTAG
- the LOC116264875 gene encoding UMP-CMP kinase 3 isoform X2 — protein MGTNSVDCIDASKVEGENLLGGKQVTVVFVLGGPGSGKGTQCANIVEHFGFTHLSAGDLLRAEIKSGSENGTMIQNMIKEGKIVPSEVTIKLLARAMKEDKNDKFLIDGFPRNEENRSAFERVTNIKPEFVLFFECPEEEMERRLLSRNQGREDDNIETIRKRFKVFLESSLPVIEYYTSLGKVFKIDAGRPKEKVFEDLECIFSPYSLKGKVNVENNVEDCADEVKQIHLV, from the exons ATGGGCACCAATTCTGTGGATTGTATTGATGCATCCAAG GTGGAGGGTGAGAACCTTCTGGGTGGGAAGCAAGTCACTGTGGTATTTGTTCTTG GTGGTCCAGGTAGTGGAAAAGGCACACAGTGTGCGAACATAGTTGAACACTTTGGGTTTACCCACCTTAGTGCTGGTGATCTGCTTCGAGCAGAAATTAAATCTGGTTCAGAAAATGG GACCATGATACAGAACATGATAAAGGAAGGTAAAATTGTTCCCTCAGAGGTCACAATTAAGCTCCTAGCACGAGCAATGAAGGAagacaaaaatgacaaatttcTTATTGATGGCTTCCCTCGCAATGAAGAGAACcgttctgcctttgagagagtG ACCAACATCAAACCAGAATTTGTATTGTTCTTTGAATGTCCTGAAGAAGAGATGGAGAGGAGGCTTTTAAGCAGAAACCAG GGAAGAGAAGATGACAACATTGAGACAATACGAAAGCGGTTCAAAGTTTTCTTAGAATCTAGTTTACCAGTAATTGAGTACTATACCTCACTTGGGAAGGTCTTCAAG ATTGATGCTGGAAGGCCCAAAGAGAAGGTTTTTGAGGATCTCGAGTGTATTTTTAGCCCATACAGTTTGAAG GGAAAAGTCAATGTTGAGAACAATGTTGAGGACTGTGCCGATGAGGTTAAGCAAATCCATCTAGTCTAG
- the LOC116264023 gene encoding phosphoinositide phosphatase SAC3-like, with protein sequence MTSENEQCRQIEDEAEQPADHNFQQFKLYETRSNFYMIGRDKNRISWRVLKIDRSETSELNILEDSTIYTEDECYDLLKRINEGNKATGGLKFVTKCYGIVGFVKFLGPYYMLVITKRKQIGAICGHTVYAIAKSEMIALPHSTVESNMTYSKYENRYKRLLCAVDLTKDFFFSYSYHVMRSLQMNVCDREAGQVVYETMFVWNEFLTRGIRKHLKNTIWTVALVYGFFKQAKLSICGKDFNLALIARRSRHFAGTRYLKRGVNDQGSVANDVETEQIVYEDVPEGSATQISSVVQNRGSIPLFWSQETSRLNIRPDIVLLKKDEAYEATRLHFKNLVERYGNPIIVLNLVKTNEKKPRESILRVEFANAINHINKDLSEKNRLKFLHWDLHKHYKSNAENVLAKLGKVAKDVLEMTGFFFGQLTPSLEFEGCLSQTFPDSRQNGGLYVSGSTESNNSEDSQDAEFGNEEGSIDMNASHVVKDPMFQTGVLRTNCIDCLDRTNVAQYAYGLAALGQQLYALGLTDDPTIDLDAPLAEKLMEFYERMGDTLALQYGGSPAHNKIFSERRGQWKPATQSQEFFRTLQRYYNNAYMDAEKQNAINLFLGNFQPQVDKPALWELHHNVGRTDENARVLFKRSLSDGSILCDGGTPLSITKDVGIEKHGFSNSALPEISAQENSTHDHSDSKGETSTSEHNISYSRFVPLATRRQLFPDMQGDSSHDSDASEHSLGKISSSSNFVDVDWLSSSDNSSDEIDERSALINSLGAGQSSENMMNGISAETTPSQSENGGSSMEATAELEEMYQMQKSGPFAKLSDNFARWVIFGQTLCN encoded by the exons AATTTTTATATGATTGGAAGGGACAAGAATAGGATATCATGGAGGGTTTTAAAGATTGACCGATCAGAAACATCCGAGTTGAACATTCTTGAGGACTCTACCATCTACACAGAGGATGAATGTTATGATCTCCTGAAGAGAATAAATGAAGGCAATAAGGCAACGGGTGGACTGAagtttgtgacaaagtgttatGGGATTGTTG GATTTGTAAAATTTCTGGGGCCTTATTACATGCTAGTTATTACAAAAAGGAAGCAGATTGGAGCAATATGTGGTCATACAGTATATGCAATTGCTAAGAGCGAAATGATTGCACTTCCCCATTCTACTGTCGAATCCAATATGACTTATTCTAAATATGAGAACAG ATACAAGAGGCTCCTTTGCGCAGTGGATCTTACCAAGGACTTCTTTTTCAGCTACTCATATCATGTTATGCGTAGCCTTCAAATGAACGTATGCGACCGTGAAGCAGGACAAGTTGTATATGAGACtatgtttgtttggaatgaattTCTGACACGTGGAATAAGGAAGCATCTGAAGAACACTATCTGGACAGTAGCATTGGTGTATGGCTTTTTCAAGCAG GCCAAACTTTCCATATGTGGAAAAGATTTTAATTTAGCACTCATTGCCCGACGATCACGCCACTTTGCTGGGACCAG ATACCTCAAACGTGGTGTTAATGATCAAGGAAGTGTTGCTAATGATGTTGAAACAGAACAGATAGTTTATGAGGATGTTCCTGAAGGATCTGCAACACAAATAAGTTCTGTAGTGCAGAACAGGGGTTCAATACCCCTATTTTGGTCACAGGAAACATCACGCCTGAATATTCGGCCTGATATAGTCT TGCTGAAAAAGGATGAAGCATATGAAGCTACAAGACTTCATTTTAAGAATCTTGTGGAGAGATATGGAAACCCTATCATTGTCTTGAATTTGGTGAAG ACAAATGAGAAGAAACCTCGAGAGTCTATCCTTCGTGTAGAGTTTGCTAATGCAATTAATCATATTAATAAAGATCTATCTGAGAAAAATCGTCTCAAATTCCTTCACTGGGACTTGCACAAACATTACAAAAG CAATGCAGAAAATGTTTTGGCAAAGTTAGGAAAAGTTGCCAAAGATGTGTTGGAAATGACTGGTTTCTTTTTCGGTCAGTTGACACCATCATTAGAATTTGAGGGATGTTTAAGTCAGACTTTTCCtga TTCCAGGCAAAATGGTGGATTGTATGTCTCTGGAAGTACTGAGAGCAATAACTCAGAGGATTCTCAAGATGCTGAATTTGGCAATGAGGAAGGATCAATTGATATGAATGCCAGTCATGTAGTCAAGGATCCTATGTTCCAAACTGGTGTCCTGAGAACAAATTGTATAGATTGTTTAGACCGCACAAATGTTGCCCAATATGCATATGGATTAGCTGCACTTGGCCAACAGCTCTACGCGTTGGGTTTAACTGATGATCCCACGATTGACCTTGATGCCCCCTTGGCAGAGAAATTGATGGAATTTTATGAAAGAATGGGTGATACACTTGCTTTGCAGTATGGGGGTTCTCCTGCACACAATAAG ATATTTTCTGAGAGGAGAGGTCAGTGGAAACCGGCAACACAGTCCCAGGAATTCTTTAGGACACTGCAACGCTATTATAATAATGCTTATATGgatgcagaaaaacaaaatgcaatTAACCT GTTTCTTGGTAACTTTCAACCACAAGTGGACAAGCCTGCACTTTGGGAATTACATCACAATGTTGGTAGGACCGATGAAAATGCAAG AGTACTTTTCAAAAGGTCCTTATCAGATGGTAGCATTCTCTGTGACGGTGGCACACCTTTATCCATTACCAAGGATGTTGGCATTGAGAAACATGGTTTCTCTAACTCAGCTTTACCTGAAATAAGTGCACAAGAAAATTCTACCCATGACCACTCTGATTCCAAGGGAGAGACCTCAACGAGTGAACATAATATTTCTTATTCCAG GTTTGTGCCCTTAGCAACTCGCCGGCAACTTTTTCCGGATATGCAAGGTGATTCTAGCCACGACAGTGATGCTAGTGAGCATAGTCTTGGTAAAATTTCAAGCAGTTCAAATTTTGTAGATGTTGATTGGTTGTCATCTTCCGATAACTCATCTGATGAAATTGATGAAAG GTCTGCACTCATTAATTCCTTGGGTGCTGGGCAATCATCAGAGAATATGATGAATGGCATCTCAGCTGAAACAACTCCATCTCAAAGTGAAAATGGAGGTAGCTCAATG GAAGCCACTGCAGAGTTAGAGGAGATGTATCAGATGCAAAAATCTGGACCTTTTGCCAAGCTGTCAGATAACTTTGCACGATGGGTTATCTTTGGACAGACCCTGTGTAATTAG
- the LOC116264875 gene encoding UMP-CMP kinase 3 isoform X1, which yields MGTNSVDCIDASKVSRYCQQVTSSFGPIVEGENLLGGKQVTVVFVLGGPGSGKGTQCANIVEHFGFTHLSAGDLLRAEIKSGSENGTMIQNMIKEGKIVPSEVTIKLLARAMKEDKNDKFLIDGFPRNEENRSAFERVTNIKPEFVLFFECPEEEMERRLLSRNQGREDDNIETIRKRFKVFLESSLPVIEYYTSLGKVFKIDAGRPKEKVFEDLECIFSPYSLKGKVNVENNVEDCADEVKQIHLV from the exons ATGGGCACCAATTCTGTGGATTGTATTGATGCATCCAAGGTCTCTCGTTATTGTCAACAAGTTACTTCCAGTTTTGGGCCTATT GTGGAGGGTGAGAACCTTCTGGGTGGGAAGCAAGTCACTGTGGTATTTGTTCTTG GTGGTCCAGGTAGTGGAAAAGGCACACAGTGTGCGAACATAGTTGAACACTTTGGGTTTACCCACCTTAGTGCTGGTGATCTGCTTCGAGCAGAAATTAAATCTGGTTCAGAAAATGG GACCATGATACAGAACATGATAAAGGAAGGTAAAATTGTTCCCTCAGAGGTCACAATTAAGCTCCTAGCACGAGCAATGAAGGAagacaaaaatgacaaatttcTTATTGATGGCTTCCCTCGCAATGAAGAGAACcgttctgcctttgagagagtG ACCAACATCAAACCAGAATTTGTATTGTTCTTTGAATGTCCTGAAGAAGAGATGGAGAGGAGGCTTTTAAGCAGAAACCAG GGAAGAGAAGATGACAACATTGAGACAATACGAAAGCGGTTCAAAGTTTTCTTAGAATCTAGTTTACCAGTAATTGAGTACTATACCTCACTTGGGAAGGTCTTCAAG ATTGATGCTGGAAGGCCCAAAGAGAAGGTTTTTGAGGATCTCGAGTGTATTTTTAGCCCATACAGTTTGAAG GGAAAAGTCAATGTTGAGAACAATGTTGAGGACTGTGCCGATGAGGTTAAGCAAATCCATCTAGTCTAG